From Novipirellula galeiformis, the proteins below share one genomic window:
- the nagB gene encoding glucosamine-6-phosphate deaminase, which produces MSNPVSQSSNTSSPQVIVCADEASASRKVADMIVAAVNAKPSVVLGLATGGTPVKTYANIVEDFRAGKVDFRNVTSFNLDEYIGLSGTHPQSFRHFMELQLFNHINIDPSKTFVPEGCGDDPAAHAAEFEKRIADAGGIDLQLLGIGHNGHIAFNEPGSSADSRTRVVGLTQSTIEKNARFFDSEDEVPKTAITMGIGTILEAKQIVLLATGTGKAEAIRLSLQASPSDDVPASWLAKHPQVTFVLDEAAASELA; this is translated from the coding sequence ATGAGCAATCCTGTATCGCAGTCGTCCAACACGTCATCGCCGCAAGTGATTGTTTGTGCGGATGAAGCATCGGCTTCACGAAAGGTGGCCGATATGATTGTCGCCGCGGTCAACGCAAAACCATCGGTCGTGCTTGGGTTGGCCACCGGTGGGACTCCGGTCAAGACCTACGCGAACATCGTTGAAGACTTTCGAGCCGGCAAGGTGGACTTTCGCAACGTAACATCGTTCAATCTGGATGAGTACATTGGGCTAAGTGGGACTCATCCACAGAGTTTTCGGCACTTCATGGAATTGCAACTCTTCAATCACATCAACATTGACCCCAGCAAAACCTTCGTACCCGAAGGCTGTGGTGACGACCCGGCAGCGCACGCAGCCGAGTTTGAAAAGCGAATTGCCGATGCGGGGGGGATTGATCTGCAACTATTGGGCATTGGACACAACGGACACATTGCCTTTAACGAGCCCGGTTCGTCCGCGGATTCGCGGACTCGCGTCGTGGGATTGACGCAGTCGACGATCGAGAAGAACGCGAGATTCTTTGATTCCGAAGACGAGGTTCCCAAGACGGCGATCACGATGGGGATCGGTACGATTCTCGAAGCAAAGCAGATCGTGTTGCTTGCGACCGGCACAGGCAAAGCCGAAGCGATCCGGCTTTCATTGCAAGCGTCGCCGAGTGACGACGTGCCCGCTTCTTGGCTCGCCAAACATCCCCAAGTGACCTTCGTCCTCGACGAAGCGGCTGCCAGCGAATTGGCCTAA
- a CDS encoding Gfo/Idh/MocA family protein yields the protein MSGEGSITRFGVIGTGRITRRLVADIQSTDGAEVSAIASRTSQRAQWYADQYGIAAAVEGYESLLVRDDVDAVYIALPPSMHAEWAIAAAQAGKHVLCEKPLTVATSQSLAVHAACKANSVRLLDATAWLHHERTDAFRGWLQEGRFGKLGHITAAVSFFHPFQSGEHRLDPELGGGCLLDLGWYVCSLARFVAGSLPNRMVAGRIVRQGVAQRITAMLWFDDDVTATLSCGYDTSTRKWFEVAGSDASLVCDDFTRPWHDRPARCWIHDAAGAVEQLTFEGNQERRMIARFIGDEPLDPFHQQALDTQHMIDAIQESVELAHHEPSAPPPREC from the coding sequence ATGAGTGGTGAAGGATCTATCACACGCTTTGGAGTCATCGGCACCGGACGAATCACCCGGCGATTGGTCGCGGACATTCAATCGACCGATGGCGCTGAAGTCTCCGCGATTGCCAGCCGCACGAGCCAGCGGGCCCAATGGTACGCCGACCAATACGGAATCGCCGCCGCGGTCGAAGGCTACGAGTCGTTGTTGGTTCGCGACGATGTCGACGCGGTCTATATCGCATTGCCCCCGTCAATGCACGCCGAATGGGCCATCGCAGCGGCTCAAGCGGGCAAGCATGTGCTTTGCGAAAAACCGCTAACCGTAGCGACGTCCCAATCGCTCGCGGTACACGCGGCGTGCAAGGCGAACTCGGTGCGGTTGCTCGACGCCACCGCGTGGCTGCATCACGAACGTACCGATGCGTTCCGCGGCTGGCTGCAGGAAGGACGATTCGGCAAGCTTGGCCACATCACGGCGGCTGTGTCATTCTTTCACCCGTTTCAATCCGGAGAACATCGCCTTGACCCTGAACTCGGTGGCGGCTGCTTGCTGGATCTCGGTTGGTACGTTTGCTCGCTGGCACGATTCGTAGCGGGATCATTACCCAACCGGATGGTTGCCGGACGCATCGTACGCCAAGGGGTCGCACAACGGATCACAGCGATGCTCTGGTTCGACGATGACGTTACCGCGACGCTATCGTGTGGCTACGACACGTCGACACGAAAGTGGTTCGAGGTCGCCGGCAGTGACGCATCACTGGTCTGCGACGACTTTACACGTCCTTGGCACGACCGGCCGGCGCGCTGTTGGATCCACGACGCCGCGGGAGCCGTCGAGCAACTGACCTTCGAAGGCAACCAAGAACGACGCATGATTGCCCGCTTCATTGGTGACGAACCGCTCGATCCATTTCACCAACAAGCCCTGGACACCCAACACATGATCGACGCGATCCAAGAATCGGTCGAACTCGCCCATCACGAACCGTCCGCGCCCCCACCGCGTGAGTGTTGA